One segment of Ascidiaceihabitans donghaensis DNA contains the following:
- a CDS encoding adenylate/guanylate cyclase domain-containing protein has protein sequence MNSLWQGNLATRLRIGSGLILFAYAFFHFINIGLGLVSPTWMDAFQDSRQWITRSTIGSVVLYAAFGIHAALAFVKLAGRRTLRMPVWEAVQIILGLMIPALLITHIVHTRAAHEILNVDDQMGYIMVLIHGTWSGLKQSLLLLIVWVHGCAGLHFWLRSLPWWHRWQPALIGCAVLVPAFALAGFLVEGRRLVAAFADEDTQLDMMDDYNWPGPSEFAFLVKTTEWALTVFGAVILLVVGYYLLRKTLARRRAVSVNYIDGPAITAPKGLTLLEMSRANGVPHTALCGGKGRCTTCRVVVEEGLDLLHPPSEAEAKSLAAVGAGPKTRLACQIKPTDPTTVFRVFQDGRKRRAHATQGEEKELAILFLDMRGFTARTTGQLPYDVVFLLNRFFDAVVPAVTRNNGTIDKYMGDGFLAVFETANAHSSAQAALRATMGIAKALASFNVQLNAEGQPPVAIGIGVHLGDVVLGEIGAAGHAPRTLIGDTVNTASRLEAITKEHSAQVFLSQPLLKAAGIDMPASAMIELQLRGVADVLLALRVENAETLDTQLSDFGALQPA, from the coding sequence ATGAACAGCCTATGGCAGGGTAATCTGGCAACACGTCTACGCATTGGTAGTGGCTTGATCCTGTTTGCCTATGCGTTTTTCCATTTTATCAACATTGGCTTGGGACTGGTGTCTCCGACCTGGATGGATGCCTTTCAGGACAGTCGTCAATGGATCACCCGCAGTACCATCGGCAGCGTCGTTTTGTATGCAGCCTTCGGTATTCATGCGGCCTTGGCCTTCGTCAAACTGGCCGGTCGTCGCACGTTGCGTATGCCTGTTTGGGAGGCCGTTCAAATCATCTTGGGGTTAATGATCCCTGCCCTTCTGATCACACACATCGTCCATACGCGTGCGGCCCATGAAATTCTGAACGTCGATGACCAAATGGGTTATATTATGGTTCTGATCCACGGCACTTGGTCGGGCCTGAAGCAAAGCCTGCTTTTGTTGATTGTTTGGGTTCATGGTTGTGCGGGCTTGCATTTTTGGTTGCGCTCACTGCCATGGTGGCACAGGTGGCAGCCTGCATTGATTGGCTGCGCCGTGCTGGTTCCTGCCTTTGCGCTTGCCGGTTTCCTGGTCGAAGGCCGTCGGTTGGTGGCCGCCTTTGCCGATGAAGACACGCAACTGGACATGATGGACGATTACAATTGGCCCGGTCCAAGCGAATTCGCCTTTCTGGTTAAAACCACCGAATGGGCTTTGACCGTTTTTGGCGCCGTCATTTTGTTGGTCGTTGGATACTACCTTTTGCGCAAGACTTTGGCACGCCGCCGCGCCGTATCTGTGAACTACATAGATGGCCCTGCAATCACTGCACCCAAGGGGCTTACCCTGTTGGAAATGTCGCGTGCCAACGGTGTGCCGCACACAGCCCTTTGCGGTGGCAAGGGGCGGTGCACCACGTGCCGCGTTGTGGTCGAGGAAGGTTTGGATTTACTGCACCCCCCCTCTGAGGCCGAAGCCAAAAGCCTTGCCGCCGTAGGCGCAGGTCCCAAGACACGACTGGCCTGCCAAATCAAACCAACCGACCCAACAACCGTTTTCCGGGTTTTCCAAGACGGTCGCAAAAGACGTGCCCATGCGACGCAGGGCGAAGAAAAAGAACTGGCGATCCTGTTTCTGGATATGCGTGGATTTACAGCCCGCACCACCGGACAATTGCCCTATGACGTCGTCTTTCTGCTCAACCGGTTCTTTGATGCGGTTGTTCCGGCTGTCACGCGCAACAATGGCACAATCGACAAGTACATGGGCGACGGCTTTTTGGCGGTGTTTGAAACTGCCAACGCGCATAGCTCTGCGCAGGCCGCATTGCGCGCGACAATGGGCATCGCCAAAGCGCTGGCATCGTTCAACGTGCAGCTCAACGCCGAGGGCCAACCCCCAGTCGCAATTGGCATCGGCGTACACTTGGGCGACGTTGTATTGGGCGAAATTGGCGCGGCCGGACACGCACCACGCACGTTAATCGGCGATACGGTCAACACGGCATCCCGCCTAGAGGCCATCACCAAAGAACACAGCGCTCAGGTCTTTTTATCGCAACCCTTATTGAAAGCGGCCGGAATTGACATGCCAGCCAGCGCCATGATCGAATTGCAACTGCGCGGCGTCGCGGACGTTTTGCTGGCGCTTAGGGTCGAAAATGCAGAAACCCTCGATACGCAATTGTCAGATTTCGGCGCGCTGCAACCGGCGTAA
- the trxB gene encoding thioredoxin-disulfide reductase, which yields MAEQRKTKVLIIGSGPAGYTAGVYASRAMLNPILVQGIEPGGQLTTTTEVENWPGDTEVQGPDLMVRMQDHAAAMGCEIIHDIITSVDFENRPFVAQSDSGTEYVADAIILATGARAKWLGLPSEEKFKGFGVSACATCDGFFYRGQEIVVIGGGNTAVEEALFLTNFASKVTLIHRRDELRAEKILIDRLQKNPKIEPLWFHELHEVYGTDSPMGVEGVKVKNTQTGEISDIPAKGVFVAIGHAPANELVKDVLDTHMGGYVVTKPDSTETSIPGVFAAGDLTDHKYRQAVTSAGMGCMAALEAERWIAEQE from the coding sequence ATGGCTGAGCAACGTAAAACCAAAGTTTTGATCATCGGCTCTGGCCCTGCGGGCTACACCGCCGGCGTCTATGCAAGCCGCGCCATGTTAAATCCTATTCTGGTTCAAGGGATTGAACCGGGGGGGCAATTGACCACCACCACCGAAGTCGAAAACTGGCCCGGCGATACCGAAGTACAAGGACCGGACTTGATGGTGCGCATGCAAGACCATGCAGCCGCCATGGGATGCGAGATCATCCACGATATCATTACATCCGTCGATTTCGAAAATCGCCCTTTTGTCGCCCAGTCTGATAGCGGCACAGAATATGTCGCCGATGCAATCATTCTGGCGACGGGTGCCCGTGCCAAGTGGCTGGGCTTGCCTTCTGAAGAGAAGTTCAAAGGCTTCGGCGTCTCTGCGTGTGCCACATGCGACGGTTTCTTTTACCGTGGCCAAGAGATCGTTGTGATCGGCGGCGGCAACACCGCTGTGGAAGAAGCGCTATTTTTGACCAACTTCGCATCCAAGGTCACGTTGATCCATCGCCGTGACGAATTGCGTGCAGAAAAAATTCTGATCGACCGTTTGCAAAAGAACCCAAAGATCGAACCTTTGTGGTTCCATGAACTACATGAGGTCTACGGCACAGACAGCCCAATGGGCGTTGAGGGCGTAAAGGTAAAAAACACCCAAACCGGTGAAATATCAGACATCCCGGCCAAGGGCGTCTTCGTGGCAATCGGCCACGCCCCCGCCAATGAATTGGTAAAAGATGTTTTGGACACCCACATGGGCGGCTACGTCGTGACCAAACCCGACAGCACCGAAACTTCGATACCGGGCGTGTTTGCCGCGGGCGACCTGACCGATCATAAGTACCGTCAGGCCGTTACATCTGCTGGCATGGGCTGCATGGCGGCCTTGGAAGCAGAGCGTTGGATTGCCGAACAAGAGTGA
- a CDS encoding Lrp/AsnC family transcriptional regulator: MASTRLDPIDRKILAELQADGRMTNVELAKRVGISAPPCLRRVRTLEDSGYIKGYHAEVDAKELGFEVQVFAMVGLASQAETDLSAFEAQCDTWPLVRECHMLNGEVDFMLKCVAPDLSSFQSFLTGQLLTTPNVASVKTSLVIRGAKDQPGVPFDVLEDRLAKQA; this comes from the coding sequence ATGGCAAGCACACGTCTTGATCCGATTGACCGCAAGATTCTCGCAGAATTGCAAGCCGATGGCCGAATGACCAATGTAGAGTTGGCCAAACGCGTTGGCATTTCTGCACCCCCCTGTTTACGGCGGGTGCGTACTTTGGAAGACAGCGGCTACATCAAAGGCTACCACGCCGAAGTTGACGCCAAAGAACTTGGGTTTGAAGTGCAAGTGTTTGCCATGGTGGGCTTGGCAAGTCAGGCCGAAACCGACCTGTCAGCTTTTGAAGCACAATGCGATACGTGGCCTCTGGTCCGCGAGTGCCACATGCTGAATGGCGAAGTAGACTTTATGCTGAAATGCGTGGCCCCCGATCTGTCCAGTTTCCAAAGCTTTTTGACAGGTCAGCTTTTGACCACGCCAAATGTCGCCAGTGTGAAGACATCGCTTGTTATTCGCGGCGCCAAGGATCAACCGGGTGTCCCGTTCGATGTGTTGGAAGATAGGCTGGCCAAGCAGGCGTAG
- a CDS encoding Hint domain-containing protein encodes MRTYEVVSKRADGTLHIGQHKAPALPLFESAFAAFGHGTLIQTTQGDVAIEDLQPGEMVHTSSGDPAEVLWIGSASFVPADVGRRTSLTRIMADTFGQARPASFLTVGPSARILQTPAHLRGETHGKAMFTSARDFVDGMNVIEVTPPTQVRLFHICLSRHAAINVGGLEMETFHPGSAAVRSVSHAMRDLFLSMFPHISHVSDFGPLAHPRAPDNDVDQLI; translated from the coding sequence ATGCGAACATACGAAGTTGTTTCAAAACGCGCTGATGGCACACTGCACATCGGGCAACACAAAGCGCCCGCATTGCCCTTGTTCGAAAGCGCATTTGCAGCCTTCGGGCACGGCACACTGATCCAGACGACCCAGGGCGATGTGGCGATCGAAGACTTGCAGCCGGGCGAAATGGTGCACACCTCAAGCGGAGATCCCGCAGAGGTATTGTGGATCGGATCGGCCAGTTTTGTGCCTGCGGATGTCGGAAGACGCACATCGCTGACGCGGATTATGGCAGATACGTTTGGCCAAGCCCGCCCTGCGTCTTTTCTGACCGTCGGACCCTCAGCGCGTATTTTGCAAACACCTGCACATTTGCGAGGCGAAACACATGGCAAGGCAATGTTCACGTCGGCACGGGACTTTGTCGACGGGATGAACGTCATTGAAGTGACGCCGCCCACGCAAGTGCGCTTATTTCATATTTGCCTGTCGCGCCATGCAGCGATCAATGTCGGAGGACTGGAAATGGAAACATTCCATCCGGGATCAGCAGCCGTACGGTCCGTCAGCCATGCGATGCGTGATTTGTTCTTGTCGATGTTTCCACATATCTCGCATGTCAGCGATTTTGGGCCGTTGGCGCACCCGCGCGCACCAGACAACGATGTGGATCAGTTGATTTAA
- the pgeF gene encoding peptidoglycan editing factor PgeF codes for MTLEILTSDALQSIKHGFFTRRGGASSGVFEGLNCGVGSSDQTEVVKINRARVAQAMDVGEEELVGVHQVHSADVVTVTHASSERPKADAMVTSTPGIALAILTADCQPVLFADTIAGVIGAAHAGSRGALDGVLDATVDAMVSIGADRQRITAIIGPSISQRAYEVGPEFMDDFMMEDPQNARFFAAGTGDRMQFDLTGYGVHRLRTAGIGHAEWTRHCTYSDPDRFYSYRRSVHRKEADYGRLISAIRL; via the coding sequence ATGACCCTCGAAATTCTGACCAGCGATGCCCTGCAATCGATCAAACACGGGTTTTTCACGCGACGGGGCGGTGCGTCATCAGGCGTATTCGAGGGCCTGAATTGCGGGGTTGGCAGTTCGGATCAAACGGAAGTTGTAAAAATCAACAGGGCCCGTGTCGCACAGGCAATGGACGTGGGCGAAGAAGAATTGGTCGGCGTGCATCAAGTCCATTCTGCCGATGTCGTGACCGTGACGCACGCGTCATCTGAACGCCCCAAGGCGGACGCAATGGTCACAAGCACGCCTGGCATTGCTTTGGCTATTTTGACAGCCGACTGTCAGCCGGTTCTTTTTGCAGACACCATTGCAGGCGTGATCGGTGCCGCGCACGCGGGTTCGCGTGGGGCATTGGACGGCGTGCTGGATGCAACTGTCGATGCCATGGTCTCAATCGGGGCGGACAGACAACGGATCACCGCCATCATAGGCCCTTCGATCAGCCAACGCGCTTACGAAGTAGGTCCGGAATTCATGGACGATTTCATGATGGAAGATCCGCAAAATGCGCGTTTCTTTGCAGCCGGCACCGGAGATCGGATGCAGTTCGATTTGACCGGATATGGCGTGCACCGTTTGCGCACCGCTGGTATCGGACATGCGGAATGGACACGACATTGCACCTATTCCGACCCGGACCGTTTCTATTCGTACCGGCGCAGTGTGCATCGCAAAGAAGCCGATTACGGACGACTGATTTCGGCCATTCGCCTGTAA
- a CDS encoding class I SAM-dependent methyltransferase has product MSLKDIIVRRIRHDGPLSVADYMATCLLHPEHGYYSTRDPFGTDGDFTTAPEISQMFGELIGLSLAQSWLDQGAPDRFTLAELGPGRGTMMADVLRATAKVPGFHAAAQVTLFEASSTLRRIQSDTIAHPLTYLDDIADLPQLPLFLVANEFFDALPIRQFVRDGAGWRERQVGIDGETLQFGLGPNLPQPALSHRLEDTKDGDMVEDCPGAAPIIDGIGTRITQHGGAAIVIDYGDWRSLGDTLQALQNHAPTDPLQCPGDADLTAHVDFEALCAAVPCAHSKVTPQGVFLERLGITQRAQSLAASLRDTALDTHIDAHRRLTHPDEMGNLFKVLGLFPKQHAPPAGLEP; this is encoded by the coding sequence GTGAGCCTTAAAGACATCATTGTCCGGCGCATCCGCCACGATGGTCCGCTCAGTGTCGCCGACTATATGGCGACGTGTTTGCTGCATCCCGAACACGGATATTACAGCACACGCGACCCGTTTGGCACAGACGGGGATTTCACCACTGCACCGGAAATCAGCCAGATGTTTGGTGAGCTTATCGGCCTTTCCCTGGCCCAAAGCTGGTTGGATCAAGGCGCCCCCGACCGTTTCACATTGGCAGAACTGGGTCCGGGGCGCGGCACCATGATGGCTGACGTTTTACGCGCCACCGCAAAAGTGCCCGGTTTTCATGCCGCAGCCCAAGTCACACTGTTCGAAGCCTCAAGCACGTTGCGACGCATACAAAGCGACACGATTGCACATCCTTTGACCTATCTGGACGACATCGCTGATCTGCCACAGCTCCCATTGTTTCTGGTGGCCAATGAATTTTTCGACGCTTTGCCCATAAGACAATTCGTGCGTGACGGTGCAGGCTGGCGGGAACGGCAAGTGGGGATAGACGGCGAAACATTGCAATTCGGCCTTGGTCCCAATCTTCCGCAACCGGCCTTATCGCACCGGCTGGAAGACACCAAAGACGGCGACATGGTCGAAGACTGCCCCGGTGCCGCCCCGATCATCGACGGCATCGGGACACGCATCACACAGCATGGCGGCGCTGCGATTGTCATTGACTATGGCGATTGGCGCAGTCTTGGCGACACGCTTCAAGCGTTGCAAAACCATGCTCCAACAGATCCTCTACAGTGTCCCGGGGACGCTGACCTAACCGCCCACGTCGATTTTGAAGCCCTCTGCGCCGCTGTGCCCTGTGCCCATTCCAAAGTAACGCCACAGGGTGTTTTTCTAGAACGGTTAGGCATTACGCAAAGGGCGCAATCGCTGGCTGCGTCTTTGCGTGATACGGCACTTGATACGCATATTGATGCACATCGGCGCTTGACGCACCCCGACGAAATGGGAAACCTGTTCAAAGTGCTGGGCCTTTTTCCCAAGCAGCATGCGCCACCAGCGGGACTTGAACCATGA
- the lgt gene encoding prolipoprotein diacylglyceryl transferase produces the protein MKAMIPFPNISPEIFSVTLFGMEFALRWYALAYIAGILIGWRLVVMAIKAPRLWPQHQPVMTPQQIEDLLTWVILGVIFGGRLGYVFFYQPAAYLQNPTQILFLWQGGMAFHGGLIGVIIAGWLYTRRYGIPKLSAADIVVLGVPLGLLLGRFANFINAELWGRPTDLPWGVPFPTQAAQYCPDVVGLCARHPSQLYEAALEGLLLGAVLLWIVWRRGALKKPGLVAGTFFAGYGLARFLVEFVRQPDAHFITDTNPLGLALQMGGYGLTMGQLLSLPMIVVGLVLIIRARRTAAA, from the coding sequence ATGAAAGCCATGATCCCCTTCCCCAATATCTCGCCCGAGATATTTTCCGTCACTTTGTTCGGTATGGAATTTGCGCTGCGATGGTATGCGCTGGCCTATATTGCAGGTATTTTGATCGGGTGGCGTTTGGTTGTCATGGCGATCAAAGCGCCACGGCTATGGCCGCAACACCAACCCGTCATGACGCCTCAACAGATCGAGGATCTGCTGACCTGGGTGATTTTGGGTGTCATCTTTGGCGGTCGTTTGGGATATGTATTTTTCTACCAACCCGCAGCCTATCTGCAAAATCCGACCCAAATCCTGTTTTTGTGGCAAGGGGGCATGGCCTTTCACGGTGGTTTGATCGGCGTCATCATTGCGGGGTGGCTGTACACGCGGCGTTACGGCATTCCAAAGCTAAGTGCTGCCGATATCGTGGTGCTTGGCGTCCCTCTGGGGCTGCTGCTGGGCCGTTTTGCCAACTTCATCAACGCAGAGCTTTGGGGCCGCCCCACCGATCTGCCTTGGGGTGTGCCTTTCCCGACGCAAGCCGCGCAATACTGCCCCGATGTGGTGGGGCTTTGCGCCCGCCACCCGTCGCAATTGTATGAAGCCGCACTTGAAGGGCTTTTGCTGGGCGCCGTATTGCTTTGGATTGTCTGGCGCCGCGGTGCTCTGAAAAAGCCCGGTCTTGTGGCTGGCACATTCTTTGCAGGCTACGGGCTGGCGCGGTTTCTGGTCGAATTTGTACGCCAACCAGACGCGCATTTCATCACCGACACCAACCCGTTGGGGTTGGCTTTGCAGATGGGTGGATACGGATTGACGATGGGGCAACTGCTGTCTTTGCCCATGATCGTCGTGGGCCTTGTTTTGATCATACGCGCACGGCGCACCGCAGCGGCGTGA
- a CDS encoding accessory factor UbiK family protein codes for MQARGKIFDDISQLMTNAMGVAQGAKDEAETAMKSLMDRWLADRDFVTREEFDAVRAMAQKAREENEALKARLEALEAK; via the coding sequence ATGCAAGCCCGCGGTAAGATTTTTGATGATATTTCCCAGTTGATGACCAACGCAATGGGCGTGGCGCAGGGCGCCAAAGATGAAGCCGAAACGGCGATGAAATCGCTGATGGATCGTTGGCTGGCAGATCGTGATTTCGTAACCCGCGAAGAATTCGACGCTGTGCGCGCCATGGCCCAGAAGGCACGTGAAGAAAATGAAGCGCTAAAAGCACGTCTTGAGGCGCTGGAAGCCAAATAA
- a CDS encoding YbjN domain-containing protein yields MALSEQFIEDDIHPIDLVEHIAVHHEWDFDRIADDQIAMAVEGQWRTYSVTLAWSGYDETLRMVCTFEMEPPEEKLPALYELLNLVNDQCWAGSFTYWAEQKLMVYRYGLVLAGGQDAGPDQVDTMINAAVMSAERYYPALQLLVWGDRTPKDAMQVAIAEAYGRA; encoded by the coding sequence ATGGCCCTTTCCGAACAGTTCATTGAAGACGATATTCACCCCATTGATTTGGTCGAGCACATCGCAGTGCATCACGAGTGGGATTTTGACCGCATTGCTGATGACCAGATTGCCATGGCTGTGGAAGGCCAATGGCGCACCTATTCTGTGACCCTTGCTTGGTCGGGATATGATGAGACCTTGCGTATGGTATGCACCTTTGAAATGGAGCCGCCGGAAGAAAAGCTGCCTGCGCTTTATGAATTGTTGAATCTTGTGAATGACCAGTGCTGGGCCGGGTCCTTTACCTATTGGGCGGAACAAAAGCTTATGGTGTACCGCTATGGGCTGGTGCTGGCAGGTGGGCAGGACGCAGGCCCTGATCAGGTCGATACCATGATCAATGCCGCTGTCATGAGCGCCGAGCGATATTACCCTGCATTGCAATTGCTTGTCTGGGGCGACCGGACCCCAAAAGACGCAATGCAGGTTGCCATTGCAGAGGCATACGGCCGCGCGTAA
- the proC gene encoding pyrroline-5-carboxylate reductase produces MKDSRIAKGGLVLLGCGKMGSAMLAGWLDSGLPATSVYVLDPNPSDWVRASGVHINVDVPSAPAVVLIAVKPQMMGEALPRLQAMGGGDTLFVSVAAGTTIAHFEAVLGAGTPIVRAMPNTPAAIGKGITAIVANPHVPAGGLHEADALLQAVGQVVRLDTEAQIDAVTGVSGSGPAYVFHMIECLAAAGEAQGLPADMAMQLAKATVAGAGALAEQSDDAPSQLRVNVTSPNGTTQAGLEVLMDTATGLPPLIQKTVAAAADRSRELANG; encoded by the coding sequence ATGAAAGACAGTCGTATCGCAAAAGGCGGCCTTGTGTTGTTGGGGTGTGGCAAGATGGGGTCTGCAATGCTGGCCGGATGGCTGGACAGCGGTTTGCCTGCGACGTCTGTCTATGTGCTGGATCCGAACCCTTCCGATTGGGTGCGGGCGTCCGGCGTTCATATCAACGTCGACGTGCCATCTGCCCCCGCAGTGGTTTTGATTGCAGTCAAGCCGCAGATGATGGGCGAAGCTTTGCCCCGTTTGCAAGCCATGGGCGGGGGTGACACGCTGTTTGTCAGCGTTGCAGCTGGCACCACCATCGCGCATTTTGAAGCCGTTTTAGGCGCTGGCACCCCCATTGTTCGTGCGATGCCAAACACCCCTGCGGCCATTGGCAAAGGCATTACTGCGATCGTCGCCAACCCTCATGTCCCCGCTGGTGGTCTGCATGAAGCCGATGCGCTGTTACAGGCCGTTGGCCAAGTCGTACGTCTCGACACTGAAGCGCAAATTGATGCAGTCACTGGCGTGAGCGGATCTGGTCCCGCCTATGTCTTCCACATGATTGAATGTTTGGCGGCTGCAGGCGAGGCCCAAGGTTTGCCTGCCGATATGGCGATGCAATTGGCCAAAGCCACGGTTGCGGGGGCCGGTGCCCTGGCTGAACAATCCGATGATGCGCCAAGCCAGTTGCGGGTCAATGTCACCAGCCCAAATGGCACGACACAAGCAGGGCTTGAGGTTTTGATGGACACTGCAACTGGTTTGCCGCCGTTGATACAAAAAACGGTGGCTGCGGCCGCTGACAGATCAAGGGAGTTGGCCAATGGCTGA
- a CDS encoding tRNA-binding protein: MAEITFDDFMKVDIRVGRVVRAEPFPEARKPAIKMWIDFGPEIGERKTSAQITAHYTPEALVGRQVMGVVNFPPRQIGPFMSEVLVLGLHDADGGVVLISPDHDVAAGERMC, translated from the coding sequence ATGGCTGAGATTACTTTCGACGATTTTATGAAAGTCGACATCCGGGTCGGGCGCGTGGTGCGGGCTGAACCTTTCCCCGAGGCACGCAAACCCGCCATCAAGATGTGGATCGATTTCGGACCCGAGATCGGTGAGCGCAAAACCTCGGCCCAGATCACTGCGCACTACACGCCCGAGGCGCTTGTGGGCAGACAGGTCATGGGCGTTGTGAATTTCCCGCCCCGCCAGATCGGCCCCTTTATGTCCGAGGTGCTGGTGCTGGGTTTGCATGATGCGGACGGCGGTGTCGTGTTGATCTCGCCGGATCATGACGTTGCTGCGGGGGAGCGGATGTGCTGA
- a CDS encoding 2-hydroxyacid dehydrogenase, protein MKKILIARPLPEAVLAPAYAAFEVDVRPHTHPLSGDEMRNALRDYDGVMPTLGDVFSAEVFADVPNPRCSILANFGVGFNHIDTDAAHGAGVVVSNTPGAVTDATADTAMTLILMSARRAGEGERLVRSGAWAGWHPTQMLGLHVTGKTVGIVGMGRIGQAIARRCHLGFEMQVAYFSRSPKDLDFKATPYDSLTALAAEVDVLVVAVPGGAATHHLIGADVFAAMKPTAHLVNIARGDVVEEAALIAALQEDDIAGAGLDVYEFEPQVPQALRDLENVVLLPHLGTAALEVRVDMGLMALDNLVAHLNGGQTPPNAV, encoded by the coding sequence CTGAAAAAGATTCTGATTGCGCGGCCTTTGCCCGAGGCTGTTTTAGCCCCTGCATATGCGGCCTTCGAAGTGGATGTGCGACCCCACACACATCCGCTGAGCGGTGACGAAATGCGCAATGCTTTGCGTGATTACGATGGGGTGATGCCCACGTTGGGGGATGTGTTTTCGGCGGAGGTGTTTGCCGATGTGCCAAACCCGCGCTGTTCTATTTTGGCCAATTTTGGTGTGGGGTTTAACCACATTGATACTGATGCGGCGCACGGTGCGGGGGTGGTTGTTTCCAACACGCCGGGGGCTGTCACGGATGCGACAGCTGACACCGCCATGACCCTGATATTGATGAGTGCGCGTCGCGCTGGCGAAGGTGAACGCCTGGTACGCAGCGGGGCATGGGCAGGGTGGCATCCCACGCAAATGCTGGGCCTTCATGTGACAGGGAAAACTGTTGGAATCGTCGGCATGGGCCGTATCGGGCAAGCGATTGCGCGGCGCTGTCATTTAGGGTTTGAAATGCAGGTGGCCTATTTCAGCCGCTCACCCAAAGATCTTGATTTTAAGGCGACGCCCTATGACAGTTTGACGGCTTTGGCTGCCGAGGTTGATGTTTTGGTTGTGGCCGTGCCGGGCGGGGCCGCGACACATCATCTGATCGGGGCGGATGTGTTTGCTGCCATGAAACCCACAGCGCATCTGGTCAATATTGCGCGTGGCGATGTGGTGGAAGAAGCCGCATTGATAGCAGCGCTTCAAGAAGATGACATCGCAGGGGCGGGTTTGGATGTGTACGAATTTGAACCACAAGTGCCGCAAGCGCTTCGGGACTTGGAAAATGTTGTGTTGTTGCCGCATTTGGGGACAGCAGCCCTAGAGGTGCGGGTGGACATGGGTTTGATGGCGTTGGACAATCTGGTTGCTCATCTGAATGGGGGGCAAACGCCACCGAACGCAGTTTGA
- a CDS encoding thymidine kinase, whose amino-acid sequence MAKLYFHYSTMNAGKSTVLLQAAHNYVERGMTPYLLTAQFDNRAGDGRIASRIGIGSDADTFNAETDLFAKLKGVLATTPIACVFIDEAQFLSRDQVWQLADAVDDLGLPIMCYGLRVDFQGELFPGSATLLALADEMREVRTICHCGKKATMVVRKDDDGRVLTGGDQVQIGGNETYVSLCRRHWREAVGR is encoded by the coding sequence ATGGCGAAACTATACTTCCATTATTCGACGATGAATGCGGGCAAATCCACCGTTTTGCTGCAAGCGGCCCACAACTATGTGGAACGCGGAATGACCCCCTATTTGCTGACCGCACAATTCGACAACCGCGCAGGCGACGGTCGCATTGCATCGCGTATCGGCATCGGGTCAGACGCCGACACCTTCAACGCCGAAACAGATTTGTTTGCCAAGCTGAAAGGGGTGCTTGCGACCACCCCCATCGCCTGCGTCTTTATAGACGAGGCGCAGTTTTTAAGCCGTGACCAGGTTTGGCAATTGGCCGATGCCGTTGACGATCTTGGATTGCCCATCATGTGCTACGGGTTGCGCGTTGATTTTCAAGGCGAACTTTTCCCCGGCTCTGCCACCCTGCTTGCTTTGGCGGATGAAATGCGTGAAGTCCGCACCATCTGCCACTGCGGCAAAAAAGCCACCATGGTGGTTCGCAAAGACGACGACGGCCGCGTGTTAACCGGCGGCGACCAAGTGCAAATCGGCGGCAACGAAACCTATGTATCGCTGTGCCGCCGTCATTGGCGCGAAGCCGTCGGGCGTTAA